In the genome of Coturnix japonica isolate 7356 chromosome Z, Coturnix japonica 2.1, whole genome shotgun sequence, one region contains:
- the LOC116652528 gene encoding LOW QUALITY PROTEIN: coiled-coil domain-containing protein 70-like (The sequence of the model RefSeq protein was modified relative to this genomic sequence to represent the inferred CDS: substituted 1 base at 1 genomic stop codon): MFDTKEEESLTNISSLPPPSVIEFNQGVRKDNQRLREQNQILQQENRFLCVENKAYCQQNQLILRQNKALWEQNRNLQEKYIRSLEEKLYEKWRXFFPPGSSAHWEEDRVLRVQEMVREMQVKARWEELLALWEEEKARFLQECNRVFEGKKKALCDEKNALAAQQRHLLRENRALQDDKMILYRQRKVFQNEQKFLHEWYNILQEKK, from the coding sequence ATGTTTGACACAAAGGAAGAGGAGTCTTTAACCAATATCAGTTCACTACCGCCTCCATCTGTCATAGAGTTTAACCAAGGAGTCCGGAAGGACAATCAGAGACTTCGGGAACAGAATCAAATTCTTCAGCAAGAGAACAGATTCTTGTGTGTTGAGAACAAAGCTTATTGTCAACAGAATCAACTAATCCTAAGACAGAATAAAGCTCTTtgggaacagaacagaaatcttCAGGAGAAGTATATACgctctttagaagaaaaactctATGAGAAATGGCGATAATTCTTCCCACCGGGATCTAGTGCCCACTGGGAAGAGGACAGAGTTCTCAGAGTACAGGAAATGGTGCGTGAGATGCAGGTCAAAGCTCGGTGGGAAGAGCTTTTAGCTCtatgggaggaagaaaaggccAGGTTTCTTCAAGAGTGCAACAGAGTCTTcgagggaaaaaagaaagctctctGTGATGAAAAAAATGCCCTTGCTGCTCAGCAACGTCACCTTCTAAGAGAGAATAGGGCACTTCAAGATGACAAGATGATCCTATATAGACAGAGAAAAGTATTCCAAAATGAGCAAAAATTCCTCCATGAGTGGTATAACAtccttcaagaaaagaaataa
- the LOC107306710 gene encoding golgin subfamily A member 6-like protein 22, with product MFDTKEEESLTNISSLPPPSVIEDNQRLREQNQILQQENRFLCVENKAYCQQNQLILRQNKALWEQNRNLQEKYIRSSEEKLYEKWREFFQLRFKACREEDTVLRVQEMAFVMQNKARWEELLALWEEDKAKFLQKYSKGIEEEKKALCDEKNALAAQQLCLLRENRALQDEREVLHSQRRAILDEQKFLHDWYNTLQEKK from the coding sequence ATGTTTGACACAAAGGAAGAGGAGTCTTTAACCAATATCAGTTCACTACCGCCTCCATCTGTCATAGAGGACAATCAGAGACTTCGGGAACAGAATCAAATTCTTCAGCAAGAGAACAGATTCTTGTGTGTTGAGAACAAAGCTTATTGTCAACAGAATCAATTAATCCTAAGACAGAATAAAGCTCTTtgggaacagaacagaaatcttCAGGAGAAGTATATACgctcttcagaagaaaaactctATGAGAAATGGCGAGAATTCTTCCAACTACGATTTAAAGCTTGCAGAGAAGAGGATACAGTTCTCAGAGTACAGGAAATGGCATTTGTTATGCAGAACAAAGCTAGGTGGGAAGAGCTTTTAGCTCTGTGGGAGGAAGACAAAGCCAAGTTTCTTCAAAAATACAGCAAAGGCATcgaggaggaaaagaaggctCTCTGTGATGAAAAAAATGCCCTTGCTGCTCAGCAACTTTGCCTTCTAAGGGAGAATAGGGCACTTCAAGATGAAAGGGAGGTCCTACATAGTCAGAGAAGAGCTATCCTAGACGAGCAAAAATTCCTCCATGATTGGTATAACACccttcaagaaaagaaataa